Below is a window of Pseudomonas monteilii DNA.
CAGCCCAATTCCAAGGTCAGCCGCTACCTGAAGCTGTACTTCCTGGCCCAAGACATCCACGAGCGCGTCAGCGCCTCGCACTACCCTTACAACGCGCTGGCCGAGACCTTCTTCCACAGCGACGTGATGTTCCGCTGCCAGCGGCTGCTGCGCCAGCAGGGCAGCCTCTGCCAGCAACTGGCCGAGTCGATCCGGCTGCGCCAGCCCTTCGGCAACGATACGGGCTTTGCCGAGGCACTGGACGACCTGCATGCCTCGCTCGACTACCTGCGCCAGCAGAACAACCCCGCCTGGCGCGGGCTGCTGCGTTCATTGCGCGCACTGGCGCACAACCTGGCCACCCTTCATCGTCTGCTCAACGCCGCGAGCAATCCCGAGACGCTGGCCGAAGCCACCGACAACAGCCTGCTCGACCGCTCGCCACGGGGTCTGCGGGAAATCTGGAAGCGCCTGCGCACCCAGCTCACGCCGACTTCCCTGGTGTTTCGCCATGCCCTGCGCCTGCCGCTGGCGTTGTCCATCGGCTACGGCATGGTGCACCTGATCCACCCGACCCAGGGTTACTGGATCATCCTCACCACCCTGTTCGTCTGCCAGCCCAACTATGGGGCGACCCGACGTAAGCTGGTGCAGCGCATCATCGGCACCGCCATCGGCCTGACCGTGGGCTGGGCGCTGTTCGACCTGTTCCCCAACCCGATCGTACAGTCGATGTTCGCGGTGATCGCCGGCGTGGTGTTCTTCGTCAACCGCACCACCCGCTACACCCTGGCGACCGCAGCGATCACGCTGATGGTGCTGTTCTGCTTCAACCAGGTGGGCGACGGCTATGGCCTGTTCCTGCCGCGCCTGGTCGATACCTTGGTGGGCAGCCTGATCGCAATCCTGGCGGTGTTCCTGTTCCTGCCCGACTGGCAGGGGCGCAAGCTGAACAAGGTGCTGGCCAACACCCTGGCCTGCGCCAGCGAATACCTGCGCCAGATCATGCAGCAGTACGCCCACGGCAAGCGCGACGACCTGGCCTACCGCCTGGCCCGGCGCAACGCGCACAACGCTGACGCGGCGTTGTCGACGACCCTGGCGAACATGCTCATGGAGCCCGGGCACTTCCGCAAGGAGGCCGATCTGGGCTTTCGCTTCCTGGTGCTGTCGCACACCTTGCTCAGCTACCTCTCGGGATTGGGCGCACACCGCGATACCAGCCTGCCGGCAGAGGTCCACGAGCACCTGATCGATGGCGCCGGGGCCAGCCTGGCTACCAGCCTGGACGAGATCGCCAGCGCCCTAGCGGCGCGCCAGCCCGTGGCGATCCACAGCGAAGAAGAACAGGCCCTGGCCAGCAGCCTCGAACAGATGCCCGACGACCTCGACGAGCATCAACGCCTGATCCAGAGTCAACTGGCCCTGATCGGCCAGCAACTCGCGCCCCTGCGGACCCTGGCAGCGCACCTGGGCAAGGCGACGTCGACCTGACCGCCGCGCGGGGTCGCCTTCGTCGCGCGCATTTGCGATGATCGACGCCCCGCCACTGGAGCCTCCCCATGTCCCTCGAATGGATCTGCACCCACCACACCGACCTCGACAAGGACCAGCTGTACGCCATCCTGCGCCTGCGGGTCGAGGTGTTCGTGGTCGAGCAGCAGTGCGCCTACCAGGAGGTGGATGGCCAGGACCTGAGTGGCGACACGTGCCACCTGATGGCCTGGGAAGAAGGCCGGCTGATCGCCTACCTGCGCCTGCTCGACCCCCAGTCCCAGGGCGGCGACGTGGTGATCGGCCGGGTCCTGACGGCGGCCTGTGCCCGCGGCCGTGGCCTGGGCGAGCAACTGCTGCTCAAGGGGCTGGAGTGCGCCTCCCACTGCTGGCCGCAGACGCCGATCTACCTGTCAGCGCAGGCGCACCTGCAAGGCTTCTACGGCCGCCAGGGGTTCGAAGCGGTAGGCGACGAGTACGTCGAGGACGGCATCCCGCACATCGGCATGCGCAAGGCCTGACACCCCGGCGCTCACGGGTAACCCAGCACGCCGCGAATCTGCGCCAGGTGCGCGCCGACCCACTGTCGGTCGATCGCCCCCCAGTCGCTGATGCGGTAATGGCCGGCGTGATGACGGGCTCCTTCCTGCTGCTCGAACGTGCAGACGATGTCCAGCTCGGCCAGCGCGGCGATGGTGTCCTGGGCCGTGCGCCGGGGCATGCCGGTCGCCTCCATGAGGGCCGGGACGCTGCTCGCCTGCTGGCTGTCGATCAGCCAGGCGACGTACAGGCGTCGGTAGAAACTGCTGCGGGTCTTGCTCGTCACGTCGTTCACAGGGGTCTCCTCAGGCAGAGCCGGGCAATTCCTGGTAGGTCAGGTAGACCCTCAGGTCGAATTCCAGTTGATGGTACGCCGGCTCCATGTGCTGGCACAGCTGGTAGAACGCCTTGCTGTGATCGCGCTCCTTCAGGTGCGCCAGCTCGTGCACGACGATCATGCGCAGGAACTCCGGCGCTGCGTCCTTGAACAGCGACGCGATGCGGATCTCCTTCTTGGCCTTGAGCTTGCCGCCCTGCACCCGCGAGACCGCCGTGTTCAGCCCGAGGGCACGGTGGGTCAGGTCGAGCCGACTGTCGAACAGCACCTTGTCAGGGCTCGGCGCGTTGCGCAGGTAGGCCTGTTTGAGGTCCTGGGCGTAGCCGTACAGTGCCTTGTCGCTCTGCACGGCATGCCGGTCGGGATAACGCTGGCGCAGGTAGTCGCCGAGCCGATCGGTGGCGATGAGCTGGCGGACCTGCTCCTGCAGGTGCGGGGGGTAGGCTTGCAAGTAGCGCAGTACGGTCATGACGGACGATCGGGCAGAAAGAGGCGTCAGTCTACCAAGCACAGGCCCGGCCAGGAAAACCGCTCCGGGAAATCGTGTGCGTCGTCCGCGGTCAGGGGGCGCGCCACCAGGAAGCCTTGCACGTACTGGCACCCATGGGCCTTGAGCCACTGCGCCTGGGCCTGCGTCTCGACCCCTTCGGCGATCACGGTGATGCCGTACTCCAGGCACAGGGCGATGACGCTGCTCACCAGCGCTGCGTCGGCCACCGAGTCGGGCAGCCGGGCCACCAGGTGCCGGTCGAGCTTGAGGGTGTCGATGGGCAGGTCACGCAGCATGCGCAACGAGCAGTCGCCTGCGCCGAAGTCGTCCAGGGCGATGCGCACCCCCAGGCTGCGCAACCGCTGCAGCTGTTTGATGGCGGCATCGATGTTGCACATCAGCGAGGTCTCGGCCACTTCCAGCTCCAACTGCTGGGGATCGAGCCCCTGGTCGTCGATGACGCGCTGCAGCTCGTCGGCCAGCCCCGGCATGGCGAACTGCGCGCGGCCCAGGCTGATGGCCAGGATCAGGTCACGCGGAAAGCGCGTGCTCCAGGCCGTTCGCTGCGCCACACCTTGCCGGTAGATCCAGCTGGCCAATCGGTTGATCAGCCGCGCCTCCTCGAGCAAGGGAATGAACAGCCCCGGCGGGACGTCGCCGACGCTGGGGTGGCGCCAGCGCAGCAAGGCTTCGAAGCCGCGCAGTCGCCCGTCGGCGAAGGCCACCTGGGGCTGGTAGACCAGGCTGAAGTCGCGCTGCTCGATGGCGGTGCGCACGCTGTCTTCAAGCATCAGCCGTGAACGGGCGCGACCATTGAGTTCTTCGTCGTAGAAGCGGTACTGCTGCCGCCCGGCCTGCTTGGCCGCATACATCGCGGTATCGGCTGCGCGGATCAGGCTGTGCACGCTGTCGCCGCATTCCGGGTAGGTGGCGATGCCGATGCTCACACCCAGACAGACGTCCACCCCGTCGATCTGCTGGCAGGCCGACAAGCGTTCGAGCACGTTCTCGGCCAACCGACCGGCCTGCTCCAGATAGGGCAATTCGTCGAACAGGGCGGTGAACTCGTCGCCGCCCATGCGCGCCAGCAGGGCCTGGCTGCCCAGGCAGTCCTTCAGCTGTTCGGCGACCCAGCACAGCACACGGTCACCGGCTTCATGGCCGAGCGAGTCGTTGACCCGCTTGAACCCGTCCAGGTCCATGTACATCAGCGCCTGGGCGCGTTCGGAACGCTCATGGCGGATCAGCGCGCTCTCGGCGGCCTGGTGGAACCCCCGTCGGTTGAGCAGCCCGGTCAGCGGGTCGGTGATGGCCTGGTTTTCCAGCTGCACGTGCAGATTGCGCACCACCGACATGTCCAGCACGGTCACGACCATGGCCTGCTGCTCCTCGGGCAACGGGGCGCAGGACAGCGCCACCGGCACGGGCTGGCCGCTGGCCGTGCGCAGTTGCGCGTCGTGCAGGCGCAGGACGTCGCGTCGCTGGTAGGCCTTGAACAGCTCGGAGTCTTCCCATGCCAAGGCGCCCGGCAGTTGCAGCAGGTCCAGCAGGTGCATGCCCTGCAAACGATCGACCGGTGTATCGAGCAGCCTGCAGATTTCCGGGTTGGCGAAACTCACTACCCCGCTGGCCTGGATGACCAGAATGCCCTCGGCGGCATGCTCCAGGATCGAGGCGCTGAACGCCCGGGCCGATTCCAGATCGCGGCTCAGCCGCTGCAGCATGCGCTGGTTGCACTGTTGCTCGAGCAGCGCCTGGATCTTGGGCTTGAGTACGTCCGGGTCGAAAGGCTTGAACAGGTAGTCGACCGCGCCGTTGGCATAGCCACGCGCTATCGCGGTTTGCGAGTGCTCGGTGGCGGTGAGGAAGATGATCGGCGTCAGGCGCGTGCGTTGGCTGCCGCGCATCAGGCGTGCGACCTCGAAGCCGTCCATCTCCGGCATCTGCACATCGAGCAGCACCAGGTCGACCTCGTGCTCGAGCAAGGCATCCAGGGCCTCCACGCCGGAACTGGCCGTCAGCACCTGCCAGTCGTGACGACCCAGCAACGCGCGCATGCTCACGAGGTTCTCGGGGTAATCGTCGACCACCAGAAGGACGGAGCCCCGGTCCGACGGGTGAAGGTGAGCGCCATCCATGCTGTCTCGAAACTCCGCAGCCACTGCCAAATCATTGGATCCGATGATTGACTCTAGCTCGCACTTGGCCGAAATGTCCGGTTGTTTCGACAAAATGTTCGGGGGCACCCGACAGTCGGTTGCCGGGCTCAGTCGATACGCTGCAAGCCATAGCGTCAGCGACGCATCAACGTCCTCTCAACACATAGCGAGCCGCACTACCGTCCGCTTGTAGCTTGTAGCTTGCAGCTTACTGCTCGAAACTGCTGCTTCACCTTCCCATCAGGTACCGACCATGACCTCACGCCCTCCTCTGCCCCCCTTCACCCGGCAAACGGCCCTCGAGAAAGTTCGTCTGGCCGAAGACGGCTGGAACAGTCGGGACCCGGCCAAGGTGGCCTTGGCGTACACCCTCGACACGCGCTGGCGCAACCGTGTGGAGTTCATCACCAGCCGCGCCGAAGCGCAGGCGTTCCTGACCCGTAAATGGAACCGAGAGCTCGAATACCGGCTGATCAAGGCGCTCTGGGCCTTTACCGACGATCGCATCGCGGTGCGCTATGCCTACGAATACCATGACGACAGCGGTCAGTGGTTCCGGGCGTACGGCAACGAGAACTGGGCCTTCGATGAGCACGGCCTGATGCACACCCGTCACGCCAGCATCAACGAGCACCCGATCAGTGAAGCCGAGCGCCAGTTCCGCTGGCCGTTGGGCCGGCGTCCGGACGATCACCCAGGGCTCGACGAACTCGGCCTCTGAACAGGGCCGATCGGCTGTCTGCGCCCATGGGTGCTTGAAGCATGGCCACTGACGCGCGGCGGAGGGCGAGCACCACGCCAATGAAAATGCCCGTCTCTTGCGAGACGGGCATTGGTGCTGACGAGGCGAGCCAGGGCCTGAACGCTCAGGCCTTGGCGCACCCAGACGTGGCGTTCGATCAGTTGATCTTGGCCGCCAGCTCGCCCTTGGCGTAACGCTGGAACATGCCTTCCAGGGAGATCGGCTTGATCTTCGAGGCATGGCCGGCGGTGCCGAACGCTTCGTAACGGGCGATGCACACGTCACGCATGGCCTTGACCGTTTCGGCGAAGAACTTGCGTGGGTCGAACTCGCTCGGGTGCTCGGCCATGTAACGGCGGATGGCACCGGTGGACGCCAGGCGCAGGTCGGTGTCGATGTTCACCTTGCGCACGCCGTACTTGATGCCTTCGACGATCTCTTCGACCGGCACGCCGTAGGTTTCCTTGATGTCACCGCCGTACTGGTTGATGATCGCCAGCCATTCCTGCGGCACCGAAGACGAACCGTGCATGACCAGGTGCGTGTTGGGGATGCGCTTGTGGATTTCCTTGATGCGGTCGATCGCCAGGATGTCACCGGTCGGTGGCTTGGTGAACTTGTAGGCGCCGTGGCTGGTGCCGATGGCGATCGCCAGGGCATCGACCTGGGTCTTCTTGACGAAGTCGGCGGCTTCTTCCGGGTCGGTCAGCATCTGGCTGTGGTCGAGGGTACCCTCGGCGCCCACGCCGTCTTCCTCACCGGCCTGGCCGGTTTCCAGGCTGCCCAGGCAGCCCAGCTCACCTTCGACCGACACGCCGCAGGCGTGGGCGAATGCGACGGTCTGCTGGGTGACGCGCACGTTGTAGTCGTAGTCGGACGGGGTCTTGCCGTCTTCCTTGAGCGAGCCGTCCATCATCACCGAGCTGAAGCCCAGCTGGATCGAGCGCTGGCAGACGTCAGGGCTGGTGCCGTGGTCCTGGTGCATGCACACCGGGATGTGCGGGAATTCTTCGATCGCCGCCAGGATCAGGTGACGCAGGAACGGCGCACCGGCGTATTTGCGTGCACCGGCGGAGGCCTGGACGATGACCGGAGAATCGGTCTTGTCGGCGGCTTCCATGATGGCGCGCATCTGCTCGAGGTTGTTGACGTTGAATGCTGGCACGCCGTAACCGAACTCTGCGGCGTGGTCCAACATCTGGCGCATGCTAATGAGTGCCATGGTGTATCTCTCTCCCGACAAGCGTCGTGTATGCGTGCGACCTGCCGCTGCCGGCGGCCGCAGTTCAAGTAATAAAGGGCCGCCAGGGCGGCCCGGCCCGTCACGGTGCCGTGCGGCGCCTGCTCAACGAGCCGTCCGGACGCAGGTCACGGACAGCCCGGCGCAAGGCGCTGGTGGTCTTCGTCGTACTTTTCCAGGGCCGTCGGGCCGAGCCGCTTGTTGATCACCGGCACGGTCTCGGCCTGCCATTCGGACTGGTAGCACCCCCCGTTCGGCACAGCGGGCGCCTCACCGTCCTGCGGGGCGGGCGAGCCCGAGCAGGCGCCCAGCATCGCAGCCATCGCCAGGATGGGCAATCGCTTGATCATCGAGCCGTTCCTCCGCTCAGCCCCTGGCCGTTTCAGGCCTTGGCCCGCTGTTCCAGGATCGCCACGGCCGGCAGCACCTTGCCCTCGACGAACTCGAGGAAGGCACCGCCACCGGTGGAAATATAGGAGATCTGCGAGGCCACGCCGTATTTGTCGATGGCCGCCAGGGTGTCGCCCCCACCGGCGATGGAGAAGGCATCGCTCTGGGCAATGGCCTTGGCCAGCACTTCGGTGCCCTTGCCGAACTGGTCGAATTCGAACACGCCGACCGGACCGTTCCACAGGACGGTCTTCGACGATTTCAGCAGCTCGGCGAAGTGGGCTGCGGTCTGCGGACCGATGTCCAGGATCATGTCGTCGGCCGCCACGTCGGCGATGGCCTTGACGGTGGCCTCGGCGTCTTCGGCGAAGGCCTTGGCGACCACCACGTCGACCGGCAGCGGGACGCTGACCTTGGCCGCGATGGCCTTGGCCGTGTCGACCAGGTCAGGCTCGTACAGCGACTTGCCCACCGGGTGACCGGCGGCCGCCAGGAAGGTGTTGGCGATGCCGCCGCCCACGATCAGCTGGTCGCAGACAGCGCTCAGGCTGTTCAGCACGTCCAGCTTGGTGGACACCTTGGAACCGGCGACGATGGCCGCCATCGGCTTGGCCGGTGCCTTGAGGGCCTTGCCCAGGGCGTCGAGTTCGGCGGCCAGCAGAGGGCCCGCCGCCGCCACTTTGGCGAACTTGGCGACACCGTGGGTCGAGCCCTCGGCGCGGTGCGCGGTGCCGAAGGCATCCATGACGAAGACGTCACACAGCGCAGCGTACTGCTGGGCCAGCTCGTCGGTGCTCTTCTTCTCGCCCTTGTTGAAGCGGACGTTCTCGAACAGCACCACGTCGCCGGCCTTGACCTCGACGCCGTCCAGGTAGTCGGCGATCAGCGGCACCTCGCGGCCCAGCGCCTTGGACAGGTACTCGGCCACGGGCTTGAGGCTGTTCTCCTCCGAGAACTCGCCTTCGGTCGGACGCCCCAGGTGCGAGCAGACCATGACCGCCGCGCCTTTTTCCAGGGCCAGGCGGATCGTCGGCAAGGCGGCCTGGATGCGCGCATCGCTCGCCACCACACCATTCTTCACCGGCACGTTGAGGTCTTCGCGGATCAGTACGCGCTTACCGTGCAGATCGAGATCGGTCATCTTCAAAACGGTCATCAATGCAATCCTTCAGAGCTGTTTGCGAGTGGAGCGGTGTGGTGAACGACCTGCAGGAAATGCCCTGCAACGTCGAGCATGCGGTTGGCGAAGCCCCATTCGTTGTCGAACCAGGCCAGCAGATTGACCAGGCGTGGACCCGAGACACGGGTCTGGCTGGCATCCACGATCGCCGAATGCGGGTCATGGTTGAAATCGCAACTGGCGTGCGGCAACTCGGTATAGGCCAGCAGCCCGCGCAGCGGCCCGTGCAGAGCGGCCTCGCGCAGGACCTGATTGACCTCGGCGGCCGAGGTGTCACGGGCCGTCTGCAAGGTGATGTCCAGGCACGAGACGTTGACGGTGGGCACGCGTACGGCTTTGGCCTGAATTCGTCCGGCGAGTTCCGGAAGCAGGCGCTCGATACCTCGCGCCAGGCCGGTGGACACCGGAATCACCGACTGGAAGGCCGAACGGGTACGACGCAGGTCGTCGTGGTGATAGGCGTCGATGACCGGTTGATCGTTCATCGCCGAGTGAATCGTGGTGATCGACACGTAGTCGATCCCGAAGGCGCGGTCCAGCACCCGCAGCAGCGGCACGCCGCAGTTGGTGGTGCAGGACGCATTGGAGACCAGCCGCTCGCGGCCGGTCAGGTCGTGCTGGTTGATGCCGTAGACCACCGTGGCATCCACGTCCGCCTCGCCGGACATCGGCTGCGAGAACAGCACCCGTGGCGCGCCGGCATCGAGGAACCGCTGGCCATCGGCCCGGGTGTGGTACGCGCCGGAGCACTCCAGCACCAGGTCGACGCCCAGGGCACGCCAATCGACCCCTTCCGGGGTAGCGCTGCGCATGACCTTCACGCAGTCGCCGTTGATGTGCAGGCAGTCGCCGTC
It encodes the following:
- a CDS encoding acyltransferase, yielding MSLEWICTHHTDLDKDQLYAILRLRVEVFVVEQQCAYQEVDGQDLSGDTCHLMAWEEGRLIAYLRLLDPQSQGGDVVIGRVLTAACARGRGLGEQLLLKGLECASHCWPQTPIYLSAQAHLQGFYGRQGFEAVGDEYVEDGIPHIGMRKA
- a CDS encoding metal-dependent hydrolase, whose protein sequence is MTVLRYLQAYPPHLQEQVRQLIATDRLGDYLRQRYPDRHAVQSDKALYGYAQDLKQAYLRNAPSPDKVLFDSRLDLTHRALGLNTAVSRVQGGKLKAKKEIRIASLFKDAAPEFLRMIVVHELAHLKERDHSKAFYQLCQHMEPAYHQLEFDLRVYLTYQELPGSA
- a CDS encoding diguanylate cyclase yields the protein MDGAHLHPSDRGSVLLVVDDYPENLVSMRALLGRHDWQVLTASSGVEALDALLEHEVDLVLLDVQMPEMDGFEVARLMRGSQRTRLTPIIFLTATEHSQTAIARGYANGAVDYLFKPFDPDVLKPKIQALLEQQCNQRMLQRLSRDLESARAFSASILEHAAEGILVIQASGVVSFANPEICRLLDTPVDRLQGMHLLDLLQLPGALAWEDSELFKAYQRRDVLRLHDAQLRTASGQPVPVALSCAPLPEEQQAMVVTVLDMSVVRNLHVQLENQAITDPLTGLLNRRGFHQAAESALIRHERSERAQALMYMDLDGFKRVNDSLGHEAGDRVLCWVAEQLKDCLGSQALLARMGGDEFTALFDELPYLEQAGRLAENVLERLSACQQIDGVDVCLGVSIGIATYPECGDSVHSLIRAADTAMYAAKQAGRQQYRFYDEELNGRARSRLMLEDSVRTAIEQRDFSLVYQPQVAFADGRLRGFEALLRWRHPSVGDVPPGLFIPLLEEARLINRLASWIYRQGVAQRTAWSTRFPRDLILAISLGRAQFAMPGLADELQRVIDDQGLDPQQLELEVAETSLMCNIDAAIKQLQRLRSLGVRIALDDFGAGDCSLRMLRDLPIDTLKLDRHLVARLPDSVADAALVSSVIALCLEYGITVIAEGVETQAQAQWLKAHGCQYVQGFLVARPLTADDAHDFPERFSWPGLCLVD
- a CDS encoding fructose-1,6-bisphosphate aldolase (class II aldolase; catalyzes the reversible aldol condensation of dihydroxyacetonephosphate and glyceraldehyde 3-phosphate in the Calvin cycle, glycolysis and gluconeogenesis), which produces MALISMRQMLDHAAEFGYGVPAFNVNNLEQMRAIMEAADKTDSPVIVQASAGARKYAGAPFLRHLILAAIEEFPHIPVCMHQDHGTSPDVCQRSIQLGFSSVMMDGSLKEDGKTPSDYDYNVRVTQQTVAFAHACGVSVEGELGCLGSLETGQAGEEDGVGAEGTLDHSQMLTDPEEAADFVKKTQVDALAIAIGTSHGAYKFTKPPTGDILAIDRIKEIHKRIPNTHLVMHGSSSVPQEWLAIINQYGGDIKETYGVPVEEIVEGIKYGVRKVNIDTDLRLASTGAIRRYMAEHPSEFDPRKFFAETVKAMRDVCIARYEAFGTAGHASKIKPISLEGMFQRYAKGELAAKIN
- a CDS encoding phosphoglycerate kinase produces the protein MTVLKMTDLDLHGKRVLIREDLNVPVKNGVVASDARIQAALPTIRLALEKGAAVMVCSHLGRPTEGEFSEENSLKPVAEYLSKALGREVPLIADYLDGVEVKAGDVVLFENVRFNKGEKKSTDELAQQYAALCDVFVMDAFGTAHRAEGSTHGVAKFAKVAAAGPLLAAELDALGKALKAPAKPMAAIVAGSKVSTKLDVLNSLSAVCDQLIVGGGIANTFLAAAGHPVGKSLYEPDLVDTAKAIAAKVSVPLPVDVVVAKAFAEDAEATVKAIADVAADDMILDIGPQTAAHFAELLKSSKTVLWNGPVGVFEFDQFGKGTEVLAKAIAQSDAFSIAGGGDTLAAIDKYGVASQISYISTGGGAFLEFVEGKVLPAVAILEQRAKA
- the gapA gene encoding glyceraldehyde-3-phosphate dehydrogenase (required for glycolysis; catalyzes the formation of 3-phospho-D-glyceroyl phosphate from D-glyceraldehyde 3-phosphate), which translates into the protein MHPSRPYKVALNGYGRIGRCVLRALVERGADTGVEIVALNDLADQASLEYLTRFDSTHGRFPGEVRVDGDCLHINGDCVKVMRSATPEGVDWRALGVDLVLECSGAYHTRADGQRFLDAGAPRVLFSQPMSGEADVDATVVYGINQHDLTGRERLVSNASCTTNCGVPLLRVLDRAFGIDYVSITTIHSAMNDQPVIDAYHHDDLRRTRSAFQSVIPVSTGLARGIERLLPELAGRIQAKAVRVPTVNVSCLDITLQTARDTSAAEVNQVLREAALHGPLRGLLAYTELPHASCDFNHDPHSAIVDASQTRVSGPRLVNLLAWFDNEWGFANRMLDVAGHFLQVVHHTAPLANSSEGLH